The genome window TGAATGGTGCCGTCCCATTCGCCTGCGGGCGTGGTTTGAAAGGTGAAGTGGCAGCCGGCCACAGGCTCGAAACCCTTCGGCGCCATCAGCCAGCGGCTGATCAGTTCGCCGCTGGTCAAGGCCTTCCAGATGATCGCCGGCGCATGCGGGAAAACTTCTTCGGCCACAATGGCCTGCGTGTCTTTACTCACGGCTTGGTTCATGGGTCGATTTCCTTCAGCAGGTTTCTCAGATCGGCAAAGCGTTCGCGCCAGAAGACGCCATAGTGGCTCATCCAGTCGACCAGCGGCTCCAGGCCATCTGGCTGGGCACGATAATAGACGTTGCGACCCTCGGGGCGCTCGCAGACAAGGCCAGCCTGTTTCAAGGACTTGAGATGTTGGGAGATGGCGCCCTGCGTGACACTGCTGCCGCGGGTCAATTCGACCACGGTGATCTCGTCGGAATTGACGATGCGCTCGAACACGGCCCGCCGGGTGGGATCGGCAAGGGCGCGCATGACGGCAGTTATGGTGTCGGTTTCGATCATGAGAAATCAAATAGCAAGGACTAATCGATTAGTCAATACTATTTGATTTGATCCATGCACGAAGGGGCGGCTCTCGCCACCCCCTTGACTGCGTTCCGGGAATATCTCTAGCCGAGGCGGAAATAGAAGCCGGCGCTTTCGCTCCGTCCCAATTCCGGATGGGTGTCGATGAGGTGAGACAGAGATGGGATCGCCCAGCGGTCGACCTGCGTGTAACCGAGCTGTGTCAAATCGCCGAGGAAGGTGGCTTCGTCGCGCATCTGATAAGGCACATAGGCGCCGCTTATTCGTTCCAGCGTCACGACCGTGCCTCTCTTGTGGAGGGCGACCTTGTTGAGGATCACATGCCGGGGCAACGCCGGCAGGCGCTGCAGCAGGCTGGAGAGCGGCACATCCAGATATTGCATCAAGCCGGAGCCCAGGAAAAGCGGTATGCCGGCGGCTTCCTCGATGCGGTCGACGAAGGTGAGGCCGGTCAGACCATCGCGCTCCGCCAAGCGCCGTCCGGCGCGGGTGAAGGAGGGAAGATCGTAGACGACCCAACGGAAGGAGTCGTCGAACTGCAACAACGGCCGGAAAGCCCTGTATTTCGTTCCCATATGGCCGCCGGCGTCGATTACACCGTCAACCTCCTGCATCAGGTTGCGCATCCAGAACATCACCGGATAGTCCCATGGCAAGACCTGGCACATTTTGGAAAAGCCGACATTGGTGATTTCCTCGTGGTCGTAACCGGCCATCGGCATGGTCTTGGCGGCGGCAAAGGCAGCTTCGTAGGAACTGTAAGCTCCGGTAAATCGCCGCGGAAATGGCGATAGATACCGCAGGCGCCCGCCGGCCGCACGCAGCGGCGACAAAGACCGGCCAAGACTGCGGACCGTTTCGCCAAGGATCGAGCGCTTGTTCTCTGACAAAGATGCCGTCGCCATTGTCATGTCCTCAACTGGCCTCGAACGGCCTTTCTCGTTTTGAAAATTGTCAGGCCTATCGTCGGCCGACCGCAAAGATCGGGATCGGGATCCCTATCAATTTCTGAAGGATCGCAAGGGTGAGAACGTAGGTCGCTCCGCCGGACACCACTTGGATCGCCAATGTTGCCAGGTGCCGCAGCGCAGACGCTTCGGCGAGATAACCGAGCGAATAGACCGTTGCCGCCATGGCTGCGATGGCAACGGCAACGTAGGCGCAGTCGCTAATCACCCGCCTCCATGCGAGGCCGCCATAGTTGCGCTGCAGATGCATCGATACCACAAAGGAAATCAGCGATGCCAGGCATTGGCTACCAGCCGCCGCCTCGACGCCGAAGGGCGCGAAGAGAACGATCAGGCCGACCGAGATAGCGCCGTTGAGCAACAGCGCGGCAGGCATATGCCTGATATTGCCGGACAGAGAAAGCAGCGGCTCGGTGACATAGCCGGGCGTCAGCAGCACCTGCTTGACCGAGAGGATCGTCACGAGGATCGCTGCCGGCGCCCATTTGTCGCCGAGCACCACGTCGATCAAGCTGGATGAAATCAGCGACAGCCCGAGATAGATCGGCGCCGAGATCGCCATCAGAAGGGTCATGAAGGTGGTCGCGGCGGGACCGACATCGCGGGATGTTTTGCCGTTGGCATCGATCTTGACGGTCGCCCGGCGGAACAACGTCCAGGCGAGCATGCGCGCCGGCTCGCCGATGAGTTCGGAGAAGGCGGCGATGATCCGTTCGGCAACGCGATAATAACCGGCTTCCGCGAGACCGAGAAAGCTGCCGATCGCCAGTGTGCCCGAATAGGAGCGCAGGAAGATGATCAGCCGGTTTGCCAGAATATGACGCGAGAACTCGAGGATTTCGCGCGCGAACGGAAAGGTGAGGCGTGGTTTGGGATACCAACGTGCGACGATGGCAGAGGCGAATACGCCGACGAGCAGTGTCGCAAGCCTTCCCGCCACGAGGGAGAAGACGTTCCAACCTATCCACAGGCCGAGCATAGTCACGCCCAGCCCGGTAAGCTCGGATGCGATACGGATTGCCGCCTGTTTGCGCAACTGCCCCCTCGCGACCAGCAGTCCGTCATAGACGACTGAAAGCGAGGAGGGCAGGAACCAGCAACTGAAGAGGCAGAGCAGCATGCCTTCCCAGGGCTGATGGAAGACAAACCAGACGACCGCGGCAATCGAGAGGCCGACGATCGTTATCAGGATTCCGGAGATGACCGAGATCGTGCCGACCTGGTCGAGCTCGTCCCGCGTGCACTCCGTTTTCATGATGAACTCGCCCCAGCCGCCCTCGGCAACAACGACGAGCAGGATCACGATGGCGGAGCTATAGGCGTAGAGGCCGAATTCGGCAGACTCCAGCACACGCGCTGCGACGAGGAAAACGACGAGCTGCACGACCTGGGAGACGATCTTCGAAACCAAGGTCGAAGCACCGTCGCCGATGACGGACGGCAAGCGCAGGCGAAGCCATCGCGGCAAACCGAATCGGCCGGAAGATGGAGGGGGAAGGGGCATCCCGTCCATCAGCGCACCGCCTGCGTCGGAGAAAAGAAAGGCAAAACCCCTCCGTTTTTCCACCGCTGACTCATCGCGGCCCCATAATATTGTGTGGGTTTCTTTAAGAAAAACCAGATTTTCTTAAGATAAATCATGTAACGTTCCCATTCGGAACACAATCTTGCGCCAAGGGGAACGCTCCAAAAACTAAGCAAACTGGCGTTGAACGGCCTAACGTTACGTAAGTTGCGACCTGGGCCTGAGAAGATGTTTTTGGTTGGTGTTCGCCCAACAGAGGGTTTTTCGTAAACTGTCATGAGACAACATGCAGAACAGGTTATGAAGGACGTCGATCCCGATCGCACGGCAGCCGGGCGCCGGCGCTTTCCGCGCCGGAAATTCGTGCTCCGTTGGCTGCTGATACTGTTTTGTCTCGCGGTCTGGGCTGCGGTCGCCATCTTCTTCATTTGGTGAGTCGTTCCTTTTCATTGCGGGCAAGCAGCACGACGCCGACGGTCTTCCAGAGAATGGCGACGTCCGTCCAGAATGAGCATGCATGGTAGTAGTCGACATCGAACTGTACCCGCTCCTCATAGGAGGTGTCGGCGCAGCGGTTGACCTGCCATAGGCCGGTGATGCCGGGCTGTAGTGCCAGGTAGCAGTACAATTGCGATCCGTAGCGCTCAAGTTCCGCGGCCACCACCGGGCGTGGCCCGACCAAGCTCATCTCGCCACGCAGCACGTTGAGAAGCTGCGGCAGTTCATCGGCGCTGCTCATGCGCAGATATTTGCCGAGCCAGTGGACGCGCGGATCGTTCATCAGCTTCTGCGTGGCCAGCCATTCCCTCTTCCGTTCCGGCTCCCGCTCCAGCAACTCAGCCAGGCGCTTGTCTGCATCCTTGCGCATGGAACGGAACTTCAGGCATTGGAACGGGCGGCCCTCTCGGCCGACGCGGGTATGGCGGTAGATGATGGGGCGGCCATCGACCAATAGCAGCGCGATGGCGATTACAAGAAGCGCCGGGGCGAGAAACAGCAGGCCTACGGCCGAAAGCAGTATATCGACGCTACGCTTGGCGCGGCTGCGCCTTGCTGTCTGTTTCAAATCACGAAGCGGTTGCTCATCATGAGCATAGCCATCAAAAGCCGACAGCATCTCTTGAACCTCTCGACATTGCCGAACCGTTTCACAAAGCTGCCAGTTGCCCTCAAGCTTGACAATTGACCCTGCGGGTATTGCCCTAGTCCCATTGACGTAAAGCCGGGAAAGCACGGCTAGGTCGGCAGGTAATTCGTCTACTCAACTAACCGATTGGTGATTGTCCAGCAGCTTCCGGATAGTCCTCGGCGAGGGCAGCGGAGGCGGCCGTGCGCTCGAGAATGCGGTCGTAGAGGGTGATCAGTGCGTCCCGCCAGGAGGCCGGTGTATGGGCAAGACCACTGGACCGGCGCATGCAGTTGACGCTCATCAGGCGGATCAACATGTTATCGCCTGCAAGGCGGCGCATCGCGCCGGCAAGCGTTTCTACCTTGCCGCTTTGAAAGGTCAGTCCACAGCCGAGCTCGGCAATTTCGTCGCCGAGAAGCGCCGCGTCTGGAAGGATGACCGGAATACCGCTGGTCACCGCTTCCAGCGCGGCGAGCCCGAAAGGCTCCGGAACGCGCGAGGAAACGACGAGTGCTCGGGCATTGCCGATGATGTCGCGCATCTCCTCCTTGGATTTCCAGCCGTGAATGACCACCTCCGGATAGTCGCGCTCCAGCAGCGCGCGGCCCGCGCCGTCGCCGATGATGTGGAGACTTATGCCGGCAAGCCGCGCCGCCATGGCGGCATCCTCGAATCCTTTTTCCGGTTCGAGCCGACCGACGAAAAAGAAATCGCGTTTCTTCCATGGCTGCATCGGCTGCTTCAGAAAGGGTTCGACCGGATTGCGGATGATCTCGATATTGTCTGTTTCGATACCGCTACGGTCGAAATAGTCGCGCATGCGCTGGTGCACGATGACGATATTGGCCGGCGTTTGATGAGTGGGGTAAAAGTGCTCCCGCAGCACATGCCGCGCCGATCGCCAGACCTTCTCGTGATAACCGCGCTTGTCGCACTGCGTCGTCAGGCATTGCATCGACATCGGCGTGAGGCGGCACACATCGTTTTTTCGATAGTTCGCAAAGCCGCCGTTCGGGCAGGATAGGAAATAGTCATGGGCGTGCAGCACGACCCGCTCGCGCACCGGCCACAGCGCCCGAAAGATCGACGGCGAAAGGATCTTCGACCAGCCATGTACATGGTAGATCGTAGCTGGCGTGTCCTTTCGGGTGATGAGATCCTGCAGCGCAGTATAGGCGCTCTTGCTGTATAGTCCGCTGGCGAGGGCGTTCATCCGGCCTTGCTGGGTCAGTGGCAGGCCATCGAGATTGATGGTGTCCAACGCCGGCGGATTGTCGCCGGCGGTGTCGCCGGCGAAATAGGTGACTGGAATTCCAGCGTGTTGCAATAGATCGGCAGAAAGGATCGCCAGATTCGATGCTCCGCCAACTTTGACGGAGCGATCGTTGATGATGACGACCCGATCGGGACGGGGTGGCCTCACGAGATTACTCCAGCGCTTCGACGTTTTGCGGCGCAAGCCTGCCCTTCAGCAGATCGAGACAGGCCATCGCATTGCCCTTCAGCCGTCCCTTGCGGTCGACCCACGGCTCGGGCCGCCAGGCTTTGACGAGGTTGGCGGCTAGGTTGCGGCCGATCTGGATGGACGCGTGACGGACGCTCATGGTTCGCTTGCGCATGAGATAGACGGGATTGGCGATTTGCGAATAACCGAGCCGGACGCCGGCCGAGCGGCCGACCTTCGTGCCGAGATGCACGCCTTCCAACTGCTTGGCGCTGACCACTTGGCCGTAGCGGGCGACGATCCGGCTGAAATCGACATCCTCGAGCCAGCCATAGAAGGGCAGGTTCTCGTCGAAGCGCAGATTGCCGGCTTTGATGATCGTGGTGCGGACCGCCATGTTGCAACCATAGGCGTTGTAGACCGGCTGGAACTGGGCCGTCGGATCCGACCGCCGCCGGCTCTTCGATTCCACCATTCGCAGCCCGTCGCGAACGGAGATGCCGGGGCCGGTGATCCCGTCTGCAAGCACCGTGCCGGTGCACATGACGATGTCCGGATGGAATTGGAACAGCCGTTCCGTCTCCTCGAGGTAGTTCGGCGTCATCAGGAAATCATCATCGACGAAGAGGACGACGTCCGAATCGGGAATGTTGTCGAGGATCCGGTTGCGCTGGCGGCAGAGTCCCCGTTCGGAAATCAGCACGCGCACCGGAAAATCGAGATCGCGCAGGCAGCTCGGATCGATGTCCTCCGGCGAGGCGAGGCAGACGACCACTTCGTCCGGCTTGCGCGTCTGGCGCGCCATATGCGGAAGGATCGAGGACAGGATGTCCCGCCGGCCGGCACTGGCGATGCCGACGACCAGCTTGAGCGGGCGGCCAGCCGGACGGCCTTCGAGCCGCTTGGCGGAAAAGCGGGTTTCGCGCGGCTGCGGCTTGCGCCACCAGTGATGGCGCTCGGCATGCCGGCGCTTTTCGCTGCTGCGGTTGGCGATGATGCCGAGGATATTGATCGGCGTCGTACCAAAGCTTGCAAGCGCGTCGGACAGCCGCTCCACCGTCATCTTGTTGGTATGGCCGACAACGACGACGATGCCTTCGAGATAGGAGCAGATGACGCGTGTATCGGCGGAGTCTTCGAAGGCCGACATGTCGACGATGACCACCTTGTAGCGCCGGCGCAGCAGATCGATTTCCGCCTTGAGCGCCGGCAGATGGCCATAGCGCTGGAATGCGGCAACGGATTTCTCCGTCTCGTCGACCGTGACGACGGGAATGCCGCTGCCATAGGGCTGCGACGACAGCCTGTCGATCTCCGGATCATGATCGATCGTTGCGATGGACAAGCCGTTTTCATGTGCGACTGAATAACGCCGCGGCACTTCGTTCATGCGCAGCAGATCCATGCCGAAATCCGCGCCCGATTCCATTGCCACGCCGCTGAGGCGGGCATTGAGGAAATCGGCGTCGACCAGCACCACGGATGTGCCCTCGTTCTGATAGAGCTGAGCGAGATTGGTCGCGATCGTCGTCTTGCCTTCGCCTGTGCCGACCGAAGTGATACCAATCACCATCGGCGCATTCGGCTGGAAGGCGGAGTCGACCGAATGTTTTACGCCACGCAAGGCTTCGGAAAATTGCGAGTAGGGTGTATCGAGCACGGATCTCAGCGGTGACATGGTTCGTCGCCACGTCGAGCCACCGCCTACGATATGGCCGGGCACGAAGGACGGGCCGGCATAGACAGGCACATGGCCGAGCGAGGTGATGCCGAGTTCGCGCCGCAGCTTTTCGCTGGAGCTGACGCGCCGGTCCATGCCGTCACGCAGCAGCGCCATCCCAAGTCCCAAGGCAAGGCCGAGCATGGCGGAGAAAGGAATGACGATCGAGGATTTCGGCCAGTTCTTCGTCAGCGGCACGGCGGCAGCCGTCACGATGCGGGCATTGCCGAGCGGGAAGGATTCCTTCTGCAGCGCGCCGATCAATTGCTGCAGGATGCTTTCATACATGCGGCGATAGGTCGTTGCGCGGCTCTCCATTTCGGAAAGTTCGACACGCGCCAGGTTCTTGTCGGTACCGGTTTCCGTCAGCGCGGCCAGCTCGTCGTTGAGCAGCTTCTCCCGGGTTTGGGCTACTTCCAGATTGGAGCGATAGACCGCTTGGATGCGGGAAAACTCCCTCTGCATCTCGCTTTTCAGCCGATTGATCTCGTCCTGCGCAGCCGCGATTGCCGGGTTGCCGGCATCATACCGGCTGGTCAGGTTGTTGAGCTTGGTCGTTGCAGTGCTCAGATCTTCCTGCAGTTTCTGTATGCGCGGATTGTTGATCGTCTCGTCGACATCGCCCTCGACCTTCTCGCCGGCCATAAGCCGGGTGAGCGTCGCAAGCTTGGCGGATTCTGCGGCCGTCTGTGCCCGGGCTGCCAGCGCCTGGCTACTGATTTCGGACAATTGCTGCTGATCGAGCGAGGAGGAGGCGCTGATTTCCATGATGCCGTTCTTGGCACGGAACTCTTCGACGCTCATTGCGGCCTCGCGGGCCTGCCGCCCGACCTCGATCAGCCGCGTCTCCAACCATTTCGCGCCGCTTTGTGCGGCGGAGGCGCGCTCGGTCAGCCCCGTGCGGATATAGGCGGCGGCGATCGCGTTCGCCGCCAGTGCCGCCTTACGCGGATCGGTGGAACTATAGCCGATTTCCAGAATGTAGGATTGGCCGACACGGTTGACCGAGACCCTGGAGAGAAACGAGGCCATAGTGCGGCGCATCAGATCGTCTTGGGTCGGGACAGGCTTTACTTCTTCGTCGTGGCTGTGGGTGAAATAGGCGCTGATGCTATGCAGTTTGTCACGCAGGGCTCCCTGCCACGACATGCCCCCGACGATCTCGGGGTCTTCACTGAGATTGAGCTTCTCGATCACCGCGCGGGCGATGGCCTCCGATTTGACGATCTCAACCTGGCTGGCGATTTCCGCAGCCTCGATGATGACCGTGCCGCTGAAGGCGTCCTGGGACGCAATGCGGCCTTGTTCCGGATCCATCACCAGGCGGGTTGTAGCCTGATAGATCGGCTGGGTGGTCATCACGTAGTATGAGCCGATGCCGAGCCCCATCGCGGTAAAGGTGATGAAGATCAGCACATGACGCTGCATGAACCGCCAAATATCGCGAAAGGAAATATATTCGCTTCCGTTTGATCGCTTGGCCTCGGATTGAGCTCCGGGTACGCTTTTACCAATCTCGTGAACTGCCATGATACTTCCGCCCGACCTTGCTTTTGATGGTGGTTATTGGGATTGCGTGGGATCGATCGAGGACAGCACCGTGCCGTCCAGGCTGCCGGAAACGTTGTAGCGAACATCCAGCACATCGCCCGGCTGCACCTCCGTCGTTTCTTGCACCTCGGTTGTGGTGCCTGCATCGCCGCCGCGCGTGATCCAATATTCGAGCGGCTGGAGATCGATCGCCTTCATGCTCTGGGAGCGAGACAGCGAAGCGCCGGCGATCTGCAGCAGTTGCAGCGTCGTGTTGCGCTTCAGCTTGGTGTCTTCGATTTCGGTTTCGGTCGCCTGCAATTGCTGTCCGACCTCGGTCTTGCGCTGCCCTTTGAGGTTCAGCGCATCGCGTTGGGTCTCGCTGAGCTTTTGCTTGGCCTGCATCGAGGCGACGACGAGATCGAGCTTGCCGCTCTGCATGTCAGCGACGACGCGTTCCAGGGAGGTCTTGCGCGAGGTGGTGAGGATCTTCGTGTCGACCAGCTTGGAAATGTCCTGCAATTCGTCCTGGGCGATCTTCACCTGCTCGTCCTGGGATGTCATTTTCTCGTCGAGAATGTCGATCTCGTTGCGCAGCAAGGTTTCGAGCTCGGCGGCAGCTTGAAGCTGTTGGCGCATCGCCTCGGCCCTGGCATTGAAGACATCGATTTCGCTGGTCATGATCTGCTTGATGGCCGAGCCTTCGGGCGCCGCCTTGATTTCCATCGGAAAATCGATGGTCGTCTGGTCATTCAGCTCAGCCATCAACCGGGCGCGCCGAGCGCCGAGCTGCTTCAATTGCAGCTCCATCCGGTTAATCTCGCCGGCATAGCTGATCTGCTGCGCATTGTTATATTCGCCGGTCGGACTGGTGCGGCGCTCGCGGCCGCCGGCCATAGCAACGGCCTGCTTGACTGTCAGCCCCGGCCGGAATTCCAGCTCGCTCGGCTTCTCGACTGAACCGGTGACGTAGATCATCGGATATTTCACCACTTCGACGGACGCCGTCGGAGCGGTGGCAAGCCCGGTGATCTGCTTCAGCCGATCGCCGATTTCTGCGGAGACACCTACAGTGGTCTTATCGAGGACCGTCATCTCGCCGATCATCGGGATGGAGATCGTTCCGGATTGCGAAACGACATATTCGCCGTTCAGCGCCGTCCATTCCTTATATTCGCCGGTCGCGGCGACCCATTCGACGATCGCTACCTTCATCCGCGTCTGAGGCTTGATGTGATAGACATCGTCCGATGCGGCACTCGCTTTGTCGATAAAGGCGGTTCCCGAAAGTGCCAGGGCGAGGAACAGGCCGAGGATGGTGCCCGGCGTCTTCCGGCGGGCTTGTGCGTGAAGAGCAGAAATTGTCAACATGAGGCGCGATCTCGTTTTCGTGTCGGTCGCGCCACCGCCAACCCTGCCGCAGCGCTATGGACTGAGATCATCCCTTGAACGCTTTTCGAGTAAATCCCCTGCCGTAGGGTTACGGCTAATCCCTTCTGAGGAAGGAATGGGTGGGGCTCAGCGTTCGGGTAACAGCGAATATAACATTGAGTTTAAACTGTTTTTGGCCGCCTAGACCTTTTGGTCATGACCTTCCACCATTTGGATGCGATGGAGGACCGATGTGGGTTCTGTCGCATTGCCCGCCGCCCGCACAATGATGTCTCGATCAACGGCGGAGGAAGAAGGATGCGGGTAGCCATCGTTCATTATTGGCTGGTGTCGATGCGGGGCGGCGAGAAAGTGGTCGAAGCGCTCTGCGACATGTATCCGGACGCCGATATCTTCACGCTCGTCTATGATGAGAGCCGCGTCTCCGAAAAGATCAGGAGACACAAGGTCACGACATCGTTCCTGCAGCGCATCCCCGGCGCCATCAAAGGCTATCAGTCACTGCTGCCACTGATGCCCTTCGCACTGGAGAGCTTCGATCTCAGCGGTTACGATCTGATCATCTCCAGCGAATCAGGCCCGGCAAAGGGCATTATCCCGCCGCCGCAAGCAACGCACGTCTGCTACTGCCACTCGCCGATGCGCTACCTCTGGGACCACTATCATTTCTATCGCTCCAATGCCGGCCTTGCCTCGCGGCTGATGTTGCCGGTGCTGGCGCCGCTGTTGCGGACCTGGGACGTCAACACCAGCTTGCGCGTCGATCGCTTCATCGCCAACTCCCACCATGTCAGCGCCCGCATCGGCAAATATTACCGTCGCCCAGCAACCGTGCTCTACCCGCCGGTCTCGGTGGACGATTTCATCCCGGCGGCGGCAACGGAGGACTTCTACCTCTGCGCCGGCCAGCTCATTCCCTACAAGCGGATCGACCTCGCTGTCCGGGCTTTTACCAAGATGAACCGCAATCTGGTCATCATCGGCGAGGGCAAGGAAATGGAGAAACTCAAACGTTTGGCCGGACCGACCATTACCTTCCTCGGCCGTGCGCCGTTCTCGGTGCTGAAGGAGAAGTTGGCTCGCTGCCGCGCACTGATTTTCCCGGGCGAAGAGGATTTCGGCATCGTTCCGGTCGAGGCCATGGCCAGCGGCCGTCCCGTCATCGCCTTTGGCAGCGGCGGCGCGCTGGAAACGGTCGTTCCAGGCCTCAGCGGTATATTGTTCGGGGAGCAATCCGTGGAAGCAGTGGTGGACGCGGTGCATGATTTCGAAGATCACGAGGATGCTTTCCGTCCGGACGTGCTGCGCGCGCATGCGGCTCAATTCAGCCTTCGCAATTTCACGACAGGCATGCAGGCGATAATCGATGAGGAATTGCTGGCACGTAAACCGGTTCTGCCACGCAACGACCGGAGCACCGCTGCCATCCAACGCCTGTTCGAGGGACAGTTCCCAGCGCCGGCAGCGGAAACGCCGCAACGCGTCGCCACGACCGACCCGGTGACGGTGCACGCGCCGACTTTTTGATTTATATTCGGCCACTGGAAGATGTCATTCGAAATGCATGACATTGTTCCTCAGCCGAGGGAGGCTGAAATGGCATCGGATGTAATGGTCCAGACTCAAATCGACGCTGAAATCAAAGAACGCGCAGCGGCCGTTCTCGAGACCATGGGATTAACGGTCTCGGATGCCATCCGCATCCTGCTGACCCGTACGGCGAATGAGGGCGCCCTGCCACTCGAACTCGTCAGCAACAGCGCTGTCCACGATGCATGGCTGCGCGCGAAAGTTCTGCAGGCGCTCGAGGATGCCAGACCCGATGTCGATGATGCCGATGAGGAAAGGCATTTTTCCCCAGGGCGAAGGCACGCTTGACGTGCCCGACTATTGAAGGCGGACGCCTCGACGAAGCAAATGCACTTTCCGGGATGCGCCAGCATTCGGAGCGGTGTATGGGATCAGCAAGTCCTGCCGATCTCTTGAGATATCCCGTTATGCGCCTCAGCAACATTGCCATGTATACCGGTCAGCCGCCGCTTGTTGCCGCGACGGACGCTCTCTGGGCCTATATCGGCGACCGGCTGCGAAAAGCGGGCGTGGCGGATGTCCCCGAGACATTGGAGAAGGGCATCACGCATGACGAGGCCTGGGTGCAGCCTGGGCTGCTGCTGGCGCAGACTTGCGGCTTTCCCTATGTCAAATACCTGCGAGGCAGGGTCCAGCTTGTGGCGACGCCGGTCTATGACCTGCCGGGTTGCGATGGCCCGTCGATGCGCAGCTTCATCATTGTTCGCAAGGACTCGGCAATAGAGGCGCTTGCCGATCTTCGCGGACTGACCGCCGCCATCAACGATCCCGGCAGCAATTCCGGCTCCAATCTCTTCCGTGCGGCCATCGCGCCGCTCGCTAAAGGCAGCAGCTTCTTCGGTCGCGTCATCGAAACCGGCGGGCATCTGCGCAGTATCGATGCCGTGACCGACGGCAGAGCTGATGTCGCAGCGATTGACTGCGTCACCTTCGGCAATGCCAACCGCTTTGATCCCCACCGTGTCGCCGGTGTCCGCATTCTGGCGGAAACGGTCAGCGGGCCGGGCTTGCCGTTCATCACCGGCATGGAAACTTCGGCGGAAGAACTGACGCTGCTGCGCCAAATTCTCTCCGGCATCGCAAGCGAGCCCACGCTTGCGGATGTCCGCGATACCTTGTCGTTGCGGCGCTTTGAGGTGCTTGGCGATGCCGATTATGAGGCGTTGGCCGAGCTGGAGCGGCAGGCGATCACGTTGGGCTATCCCGTCATCGCCTGAGCCTGCTTTTAGGTCGTCACTTCGCCGCCAGCGTGACCGTTCGCGTCGCAAAGCGCGAGGATGAAACTTCGACGATGATTGCCCCCGCTTCGCCCGTCGACTGGAGCCAGAAGCC of Rhizobium sp. NXC24 contains these proteins:
- a CDS encoding glycosyltransferase, producing the protein MAVHEIGKSVPGAQSEAKRSNGSEYISFRDIWRFMQRHVLIFITFTAMGLGIGSYYVMTTQPIYQATTRLVMDPEQGRIASQDAFSGTVIIEAAEIASQVEIVKSEAIARAVIEKLNLSEDPEIVGGMSWQGALRDKLHSISAYFTHSHDEEVKPVPTQDDLMRRTMASFLSRVSVNRVGQSYILEIGYSSTDPRKAALAANAIAAAYIRTGLTERASAAQSGAKWLETRLIEVGRQAREAAMSVEEFRAKNGIMEISASSSLDQQQLSEISSQALAARAQTAAESAKLATLTRLMAGEKVEGDVDETINNPRIQKLQEDLSTATTKLNNLTSRYDAGNPAIAAAQDEINRLKSEMQREFSRIQAVYRSNLEVAQTREKLLNDELAALTETGTDKNLARVELSEMESRATTYRRMYESILQQLIGALQKESFPLGNARIVTAAAVPLTKNWPKSSIVIPFSAMLGLALGLGMALLRDGMDRRVSSSEKLRRELGITSLGHVPVYAGPSFVPGHIVGGGSTWRRTMSPLRSVLDTPYSQFSEALRGVKHSVDSAFQPNAPMVIGITSVGTGEGKTTIATNLAQLYQNEGTSVVLVDADFLNARLSGVAMESGADFGMDLLRMNEVPRRYSVAHENGLSIATIDHDPEIDRLSSQPYGSGIPVVTVDETEKSVAAFQRYGHLPALKAEIDLLRRRYKVVIVDMSAFEDSADTRVICSYLEGIVVVVGHTNKMTVERLSDALASFGTTPINILGIIANRSSEKRRHAERHHWWRKPQPRETRFSAKRLEGRPAGRPLKLVVGIASAGRRDILSSILPHMARQTRKPDEVVVCLASPEDIDPSCLRDLDFPVRVLISERGLCRQRNRILDNIPDSDVVLFVDDDFLMTPNYLEETERLFQFHPDIVMCTGTVLADGITGPGISVRDGLRMVESKSRRRSDPTAQFQPVYNAYGCNMAVRTTIIKAGNLRFDENLPFYGWLEDVDFSRIVARYGQVVSAKQLEGVHLGTKVGRSAGVRLGYSQIANPVYLMRKRTMSVRHASIQIGRNLAANLVKAWRPEPWVDRKGRLKGNAMACLDLLKGRLAPQNVEALE
- a CDS encoding polysaccharide biosynthesis/export family protein, yielding MLTISALHAQARRKTPGTILGLFLALALSGTAFIDKASAASDDVYHIKPQTRMKVAIVEWVAATGEYKEWTALNGEYVVSQSGTISIPMIGEMTVLDKTTVGVSAEIGDRLKQITGLATAPTASVEVVKYPMIYVTGSVEKPSELEFRPGLTVKQAVAMAGGRERRTSPTGEYNNAQQISYAGEINRMELQLKQLGARRARLMAELNDQTTIDFPMEIKAAPEGSAIKQIMTSEIDVFNARAEAMRQQLQAAAELETLLRNEIDILDEKMTSQDEQVKIAQDELQDISKLVDTKILTTSRKTSLERVVADMQSGKLDLVVASMQAKQKLSETQRDALNLKGQRKTEVGQQLQATETEIEDTKLKRNTTLQLLQIAGASLSRSQSMKAIDLQPLEYWITRGGDAGTTTEVQETTEVQPGDVLDVRYNVSGSLDGTVLSSIDPTQSQ
- a CDS encoding glycosyltransferase — its product is MRVAIVHYWLVSMRGGEKVVEALCDMYPDADIFTLVYDESRVSEKIRRHKVTTSFLQRIPGAIKGYQSLLPLMPFALESFDLSGYDLIISSESGPAKGIIPPPQATHVCYCHSPMRYLWDHYHFYRSNAGLASRLMLPVLAPLLRTWDVNTSLRVDRFIANSHHVSARIGKYYRRPATVLYPPVSVDDFIPAAATEDFYLCAGQLIPYKRIDLAVRAFTKMNRNLVIIGEGKEMEKLKRLAGPTITFLGRAPFSVLKEKLARCRALIFPGEEDFGIVPVEAMASGRPVIAFGSGGALETVVPGLSGILFGEQSVEAVVDAVHDFEDHEDAFRPDVLRAHAAQFSLRNFTTGMQAIIDEELLARKPVLPRNDRSTAAIQRLFEGQFPAPAAETPQRVATTDPVTVHAPTF
- a CDS encoding type II toxin-antitoxin system RelB/DinJ family antitoxin, with the translated sequence MASDVMVQTQIDAEIKERAAAVLETMGLTVSDAIRILLTRTANEGALPLELVSNSAVHDAWLRAKVLQALEDARPDVDDADEERHFSPGRRHA
- a CDS encoding PhnD/SsuA/transferrin family substrate-binding protein is translated as MGSASPADLLRYPVMRLSNIAMYTGQPPLVAATDALWAYIGDRLRKAGVADVPETLEKGITHDEAWVQPGLLLAQTCGFPYVKYLRGRVQLVATPVYDLPGCDGPSMRSFIIVRKDSAIEALADLRGLTAAINDPGSNSGSNLFRAAIAPLAKGSSFFGRVIETGGHLRSIDAVTDGRADVAAIDCVTFGNANRFDPHRVAGVRILAETVSGPGLPFITGMETSAEELTLLRQILSGIASEPTLADVRDTLSLRRFEVLGDADYEALAELERQAITLGYPVIA